The Elaeis guineensis isolate ETL-2024a chromosome 3, EG11, whole genome shotgun sequence region CCCAGCCCAAGGCCACATAACCCCCATGCTTAAGCTAGCCAAGCTCCTCCATTACCATGGCTTCTACATCACCTTTGTCAACACCCACTTCAACCACAACCGCCTCCTCAGGTCCGGAGCCATCTCTTCCCTCGACAGCCTCCCGGACTTTCGCTTCGAGTCCATCCCGGACGGCCTCCCTCCTACCGACGAGGATGCCACCCAAGACATCCCCTCCCTTTGCGATTCCATCGCAAAAAATTGCCTTCCCCCCTTCGGTGACCTTATAACTAAGCTCAACGACCCTTCCTCTCCTACGCCGATGGTGTCATGCATAGTTTCTGATGGGGTCATGAGCTTCACCCTCGATGCTGCGAAGGAGCTCCAAATCCCCGAGGTCTTGTTCTGGACCACTAGTGCATGTGGCATGATGGGCTACCTCCACTATCAACATCTCACGGAAAGAGGCATCTTTCCTCTCAAAGGTTACTAGCTaactttaatttctcaagttaaaCCAATAGATACCGCCACATTAATATCGATTCATCAATAATTACTGTTCTTTCCTCTTAATTGGTGCGCAGATGCCAGTGATCTCACCAACGGATATCTCGACACACCCATCGATTGGATATCGGGGATGAAGAATGTCCGGCTAAGGGACTTGCCCACCTTCCTTCGTACGCTGGACCCCAAGGACATCATGTTCAATTACTGTAATCGTGAGGCCCAGAGATCATCCATGGGGTCGGCGATCATATTAAACACCTTCGATGAATTCGAACGTTTTGTATTGGATGCGATGGCATCGATGCTCCCTCCTATCTACACCATAGGCCCTTTATCCTTGCTCTCTCGCCAAATCACCACGGGCCCTTTAACATCGATAATCTCGAACCTGTGGAAGGAGGACAAAACTTGCTTGGAGTGGCTCCAAGGGAGAGAGCCCGGGTCAGTCGTGTACGTGAACTATGGAAGCATTACGGTGATGACGAATGAGCAGCTGATCGAGTTCGCGTGGGGGCTGGCTAACAGCAAGCATGATTTCTTGTGGGTGATCAGACCTGACCTCGTGAAAGGAGACACAGCCATGCTTCCACAAGAGTTCTTGAACGAGACCAAGGAGAGGGGTCTGCTAGCGAACTGGTGCCCCCAGGAGGCGGTGCTC contains the following coding sequences:
- the LOC140856544 gene encoding 7-deoxyloganetin glucosyltransferase-like encodes the protein MGPIPEKPHAVCIPYPAQGHITPMLKLAKLLHYHGFYITFVNTHFNHNRLLRSGAISSLDSLPDFRFESIPDGLPPTDEDATQDIPSLCDSIAKNCLPPFGDLITKLNDPSSPTPMVSCIVSDGVMSFTLDAAKELQIPEVLFWTTSACGMMGYLHYQHLTERGIFPLKDASDLTNGYLDTPIDWISGMKNVRLRDLPTFLRTLDPKDIMFNYCNREAQRSSMGSAIILNTFDEFERFVLDAMASMLPPIYTIGPLSLLSRQITTGPLTSIISNLWKEDKTCLEWLQGREPGSVVYVNYGSITVMTNEQLIEFAWGLANSKHDFLWVIRPDLVKGDTAMLPQEFLNETKERGLLANWCPQEAVLSHPSIRVFLTHSGWNSMLESICGGVPVISWPFFAEQPTNCRYACTEWGIGMEIDNNVKRGDVERLVRELMVGEKGKEMRRRAVEWKESAIRATQPGGSSFQNFERLVKEALL